One Amycolatopsis thermophila DNA segment encodes these proteins:
- a CDS encoding glycine betaine ABC transporter substrate-binding protein: MKHRLKAVFGAALLTTSLTACGLDVNAALPYEVQPGSIRPVPSLEGVNIAVGSKDFTENILLGYMAELALSAAGAHITDLTNISGSNSARQALINGQIDLSWEYTGTAWISYQGNTDPIPDEKGQYDATKAADEQKFGITWLDYSPVNDTYAFATTEAYAQQHNLRSNSDMTEFLKQHPEQGIFCVETEFASRQDGFPGVQRTYGFPAADVKTFGTGAIYSAVASGTCNFGEIFTTDGRIAGLNLRVLADDKRFFPQYNAAVTMKQEFLQAHPAVREVLEPVSKALDNQQMIELCKQVDVDGRDAGEVARDWMISKGFIK, encoded by the coding sequence GTGAAGCACCGGCTGAAGGCGGTCTTCGGGGCCGCGCTGCTGACGACCTCGCTGACCGCGTGCGGCCTCGACGTCAACGCGGCGCTGCCCTACGAGGTGCAGCCCGGCTCGATCCGCCCGGTGCCGAGCCTGGAGGGCGTGAACATCGCGGTCGGGTCGAAGGACTTCACCGAGAACATCCTGCTCGGTTACATGGCGGAGCTGGCGCTGTCGGCGGCGGGCGCGCACATCACGGACCTGACGAACATCAGCGGGTCGAACTCCGCGCGGCAGGCGCTGATCAACGGGCAGATCGACCTCTCGTGGGAGTACACCGGCACGGCCTGGATCTCCTACCAGGGCAACACCGACCCGATCCCGGACGAGAAGGGCCAGTACGACGCGACGAAGGCGGCCGACGAACAGAAGTTCGGCATCACGTGGCTGGACTACTCGCCGGTCAACGACACCTACGCCTTCGCCACCACCGAGGCGTACGCGCAGCAGCACAACCTGCGGTCCAATTCGGACATGACGGAGTTCCTCAAGCAGCACCCCGAGCAGGGGATCTTCTGCGTGGAGACGGAGTTCGCGAGCCGTCAGGACGGGTTCCCGGGCGTGCAGCGCACCTACGGGTTCCCGGCCGCGGACGTCAAGACGTTCGGCACCGGCGCGATCTACTCGGCGGTCGCGAGCGGCACGTGCAACTTCGGCGAGATCTTCACGACCGACGGGCGCATCGCCGGCCTGAACCTGCGCGTCCTGGCCGACGACAAGCGGTTCTTCCCGCAGTACAACGCGGCGGTGACGATGAAGCAGGAGTTCCTGCAGGCCCACCCGGCGGTCCGCGAGGTGCTCGAGCCGGTGTCCAAGGCGCTGGACAACCAGCAGATGATCGAACTGTGCAAGCAGGTCGACGTCGACGGCCGGGACGCCGGTGAGGTCGCCAGGGACTGGATGATCTCGAAGGGCTTCATCAAGTAG
- a CDS encoding ABC transporter permease yields MSTTVDKGFTTESGSRRAERARLLVQPAVVVVVVGAVVIWALTRDNDAIEAQNLNPARLLEATWQHLLITIAVAVIVVAVAVPLGAVLTRTWARPVAPVFLAIANIGQAAPALGVIVLFFLWTSWEGFWCAVLPIAFYSLLPVLRNTIVGINAVDPALTDAGRGIGMSGRAVLFRIELPLAVPLILAGLRTSLVLAVGTATLAFFVNGGGLGELIDTGYKLNRVPVLVTGAILAVGLALLIDWLGAVMERIFGPRGLT; encoded by the coding sequence GTGAGCACCACCGTCGACAAGGGGTTCACCACCGAATCCGGTTCGCGCCGCGCCGAGCGGGCCCGGCTGCTGGTGCAGCCCGCGGTCGTCGTGGTGGTCGTCGGTGCGGTCGTGATCTGGGCCCTGACCAGGGACAACGACGCCATCGAGGCGCAGAACCTGAACCCGGCCCGCCTGCTGGAGGCGACCTGGCAGCACCTGCTGATCACGATCGCCGTCGCGGTCATCGTGGTCGCGGTCGCGGTGCCGCTGGGCGCCGTGCTGACCCGCACCTGGGCGCGGCCGGTCGCGCCGGTCTTCCTGGCGATCGCCAACATCGGGCAGGCCGCGCCCGCGCTCGGCGTGATCGTGCTGTTCTTCCTGTGGACCAGCTGGGAAGGGTTCTGGTGCGCGGTCCTGCCGATCGCGTTCTACTCGCTGCTGCCGGTGCTGCGGAACACGATCGTCGGCATCAACGCGGTCGACCCGGCGCTCACCGACGCCGGCCGCGGGATCGGCATGTCCGGCCGCGCGGTGCTGTTCCGCATCGAGCTGCCGCTCGCGGTGCCGCTGATCCTGGCCGGCCTGCGGACGTCCCTGGTGCTGGCGGTCGGCACGGCGACGCTGGCGTTCTTCGTCAACGGCGGCGGGCTCGGCGAGCTGATCGACACCGGGTACAAGCTCAACCGCGTCCCGGTGCTGGTCACCGGCGCGATCCTGGCGGTCGGCCTCGCGCTGCTGATCGACTGGCTGGGCGCGGTCATGGAACGCATCTTCGGACCCAGGGGGCTGACGTGA
- a CDS encoding betaine/proline/choline family ABC transporter ATP-binding protein: MSGVEIQLENVTKRYPGSREPAVKDVTMTIPAGQIVILVGPSGCGKTTTMRMINRLIEPTSGRITIGGEDALRLNPDRLRRKVGYAIQQAGLFPHFTVAQNIAVVPGLLGWDKKKIADRVDEMLDLVGLDPAQFHDRFPRQLSGGQQQRVGVARALAADPPVLLMDEPFGAVDPITRGNLQDELLRLQAELGKTIVFVTHDFDEAVKLGDKIAVLGNQSKILQYDTPDAILANPADDTVAGFVGAGASLKQLTLLRVRDVELKQDTVTASTTDSPADLRQKMTEQRRTYALVLDHRRRPVRWVHVRDLGAATSLERAGKPIGDFVSLQSTLQDALEAMLVEGGGVPVTGARGEYAGMIELDTVMGTIQRLREEHSDDGGPA; this comes from the coding sequence GTGTCCGGCGTCGAGATCCAGCTGGAGAACGTCACCAAGCGCTACCCCGGATCGCGGGAACCGGCGGTCAAGGACGTCACGATGACGATCCCGGCCGGCCAGATCGTGATCCTGGTCGGACCGTCCGGCTGCGGCAAGACGACCACGATGCGCATGATCAACCGGCTGATCGAGCCCACCTCGGGCCGGATCACCATCGGCGGCGAGGACGCGCTGAGGCTCAACCCGGACCGGCTGCGCCGCAAGGTCGGCTACGCGATCCAGCAGGCCGGCCTCTTCCCGCACTTCACCGTCGCGCAGAACATCGCGGTCGTGCCGGGCCTGCTCGGCTGGGACAAGAAGAAGATCGCCGACCGCGTCGACGAGATGCTCGACCTCGTCGGGCTCGATCCCGCGCAGTTCCACGACCGCTTCCCCCGCCAGCTCTCCGGCGGCCAGCAGCAACGCGTCGGCGTGGCCCGCGCGCTCGCCGCCGACCCGCCGGTGCTGCTGATGGACGAGCCGTTCGGCGCGGTCGACCCGATCACCCGCGGCAACCTGCAGGACGAGCTGCTGCGGCTGCAGGCCGAGCTGGGCAAGACGATCGTGTTCGTGACGCACGACTTCGACGAGGCCGTGAAGCTCGGCGACAAGATCGCGGTCCTGGGCAACCAGTCGAAGATCCTGCAGTACGACACCCCGGACGCGATCCTGGCCAACCCGGCCGACGACACGGTCGCCGGGTTCGTCGGCGCCGGCGCCTCGCTCAAGCAGCTCACCCTGCTGCGGGTGCGCGACGTCGAGCTGAAGCAGGACACGGTGACCGCGTCGACCACCGATTCGCCGGCCGACCTGCGGCAGAAGATGACCGAGCAGCGCCGCACCTACGCGCTGGTGCTCGACCACCGCCGCCGCCCGGTGCGCTGGGTGCACGTGCGCGACCTCGGTGCCGCCACCTCGCTGGAGCGCGCGGGCAAGCCGATCGGCGACTTCGTCAGCCTGCAGTCGACGCTGCAGGACGCGCTGGAGGCGATGCTGGTCGAGGGCGGCGGGGTGCCGGTCACCGGTGCCCGCGGCGAGTACGCGGGCATGATCGAACTGGACACGGTGATGGGCACGATCCAGCGCCTGCGCGAGGAGCACTCCGACGACGGGGGGCCGGCGTGA
- a CDS encoding ABC transporter permease, with protein sequence MNLFEYVADRWSRLGLQAWLHVSAVVQCTIVAAVIGVLIGIAVYRSPIGSALATALASTVLTIPSFALIGLLIPVVGLGVAPSVIPLVLYALLPIVRNTIVGLAGVDPAVTDAAKGIGMSRFGVLTRVELRLAWPAILTGMRVATQMLMGIAVIAAYAKGPGLGSEVFAGLTNAGSTNSMNQALTGTIGVVILALILDGIYVLIARFTVPRGVRV encoded by the coding sequence ATGAACCTGTTCGAGTACGTGGCCGACCGCTGGAGCAGGCTCGGGCTGCAGGCCTGGCTCCACGTGAGTGCCGTGGTGCAGTGCACCATCGTCGCCGCCGTCATCGGTGTGCTGATCGGAATCGCCGTCTACCGCAGCCCCATCGGATCGGCCCTGGCCACCGCGCTGGCCAGCACCGTCCTGACCATCCCCTCGTTCGCGCTGATCGGGCTGCTGATCCCGGTCGTCGGCCTCGGTGTCGCGCCCAGCGTCATCCCGCTCGTGCTGTACGCGCTGCTGCCGATCGTGCGCAACACCATCGTCGGGCTGGCCGGTGTGGATCCCGCGGTGACCGATGCCGCCAAGGGCATCGGGATGAGCCGGTTCGGCGTGCTCACCCGCGTCGAGCTGCGCCTGGCCTGGCCCGCGATCCTCACCGGGATGCGGGTGGCGACCCAGATGCTGATGGGCATCGCGGTCATCGCCGCCTACGCCAAGGGGCCCGGCCTGGGGTCCGAGGTGTTCGCCGGGCTGACCAACGCCGGCAGCACGAACTCCATGAACCAGGCCCTCACCGGCACGATCGGCGTGGTCATCCTCGCGCTGATCCTCGACGGCATCTACGTCCTGATCGCCCGCTTCACCGTTCCCAGGGGTGTCCGTGTCTGA
- a CDS encoding YcnI family copper-binding membrane protein — translation MNPAFIRRGAVLAGTVGVAGLLGAGIASAHVTADVLGSQPQQGGYGAITVRVPNEEEDAATVKLEIDFKPEYAISSVRYQPIPGWTAEVTKTPLPTPVKNGKNLDVTEAVTKVVFTAQPGAKIGPGETQYQDFNITAGSLPAVDELVLPAIQTYDNGETVSWDQVAADGAAEPDHPAPTVELAAASADGHSHDATTTSATTASGDSTDDTARWLGGAGLVVGALGLGAGAGAVLRGRKAAK, via the coding sequence ATGAACCCTGCGTTCATCCGTCGTGGCGCGGTACTGGCGGGCACGGTCGGCGTCGCCGGCCTGCTCGGCGCCGGCATCGCCTCCGCCCACGTCACCGCCGACGTCCTCGGCTCGCAGCCGCAGCAGGGCGGCTACGGGGCGATCACCGTTCGCGTGCCGAACGAGGAAGAGGACGCCGCCACCGTCAAACTGGAGATCGACTTCAAGCCGGAGTACGCGATCAGCTCCGTGCGCTACCAGCCGATCCCGGGCTGGACGGCGGAGGTCACCAAGACCCCGCTGCCCACGCCGGTCAAGAACGGCAAGAACCTGGACGTCACCGAGGCGGTCACCAAGGTTGTCTTCACCGCCCAGCCGGGCGCGAAGATCGGCCCGGGCGAGACCCAGTACCAGGACTTCAACATCACCGCAGGCTCCCTGCCCGCGGTCGACGAACTGGTGCTGCCCGCGATCCAGACCTACGACAACGGCGAGACCGTGAGCTGGGACCAGGTCGCGGCCGACGGCGCGGCCGAGCCGGACCACCCGGCCCCGACGGTCGAACTGGCCGCGGCGTCGGCCGATGGTCATTCGCACGACGCGACGACCACCTCCGCCACGACCGCGTCCGGCGACTCCACCGACGACACCGCCCGGTGGCTCGGCGGCGCCGGCCTGGTCGTCGGCGCGCTCGGCCTCGGCGCCGGCGCCGGTGCGGTCCTGCGCGGGCGGAAGGCGGCGAAGTGA
- a CDS encoding copper resistance CopC family protein has product MRRLLVTVTAALVAMVVTATPALAHNVLVSSDPAKDASLETGPSKVTLTFDAPVQGGDVNQVSVVGPGNTQWAEGDVEISSNVVSVAVRPLGPAGQYTVGFRILSADGHPVTGEIPFTLTKTGTGTPASASAATGADTAQPAASAGGGVPVWVWILGAVVLLAIGLTLALRMGRDKA; this is encoded by the coding sequence ATGCGCCGCCTGCTCGTCACGGTCACCGCGGCGCTGGTGGCGATGGTCGTCACGGCGACCCCGGCACTGGCGCACAACGTGCTCGTCTCCTCCGACCCGGCCAAGGACGCCTCGCTCGAGACCGGTCCGTCGAAGGTCACGCTGACCTTCGACGCGCCGGTGCAGGGTGGCGACGTCAACCAGGTCTCGGTCGTCGGTCCGGGCAACACCCAGTGGGCCGAGGGCGACGTGGAGATCAGCAGCAACGTCGTGTCGGTCGCGGTCCGGCCGCTCGGCCCGGCCGGTCAGTACACCGTCGGCTTCCGGATCCTGTCCGCCGACGGGCACCCGGTGACCGGTGAGATCCCGTTCACCCTCACCAAGACCGGCACCGGCACCCCGGCGTCGGCCAGTGCCGCGACCGGTGCCGACACGGCCCAGCCCGCCGCGTCCGCCGGCGGCGGTGTCCCGGTGTGGGTGTGGATCCTCGGCGCGGTGGTCCTGCTGGCCATCGGGCTGACGCTGGCTCTCCGGATGGGCAGGGACAAGGCGTGA
- a CDS encoding copper resistance D family protein, which produces MTTAAGATSQVRYQAIVALVTAALAGALIGVALTTTARVPGVAEVSEVVSVAIPIVRVLLDLSAVTTIGIALLSVLAGYDRPKLTEPIMRRARPIALAASLVWTMTALVTLVLQTAEYRPRATTVSFADIWDYVVHIGAGKALLVTAALALVQVGLGVLTLRHGEKVPAEVRVGLGLFALLPLPVTGHAANWDYHDYTMISMELHVMGAVAWTGGLGAMVVLLTGNRTLLAHALPRFSKLATLCLALTVATGLFNAVVELLLNPTIDLVSALFTTPYGQLVVLKVLCAAGIGVLGGMVRWKLMPRIVRHEWTALATWATFELTVMGLAFGFAVVLTRAPVS; this is translated from the coding sequence ATGACCACGGCGGCCGGGGCCACCTCACAGGTCCGTTACCAGGCGATCGTCGCCCTCGTCACCGCCGCACTGGCCGGTGCGCTGATCGGCGTCGCCCTGACCACGACCGCCCGGGTACCGGGTGTGGCGGAGGTCAGCGAGGTGGTCTCGGTCGCCATCCCGATCGTCCGGGTGCTGCTCGACCTGTCCGCCGTGACGACGATCGGGATCGCGCTGCTGTCCGTGCTGGCCGGCTACGACCGGCCCAAACTGACCGAGCCGATCATGCGGCGCGCCCGGCCGATCGCGCTGGCCGCGTCCCTGGTCTGGACGATGACGGCGCTGGTCACGCTCGTCCTGCAGACGGCCGAGTACCGGCCGCGGGCGACCACCGTCAGCTTCGCCGACATCTGGGACTACGTCGTGCACATCGGCGCGGGCAAGGCGCTGCTCGTCACCGCCGCGCTCGCGCTGGTCCAGGTCGGGCTGGGGGTGCTGACCCTGCGGCACGGCGAGAAGGTGCCGGCCGAGGTGCGCGTCGGGCTCGGCCTGTTCGCCCTGCTCCCGCTGCCGGTCACCGGGCACGCGGCGAACTGGGACTACCACGACTACACGATGATCTCGATGGAGCTGCACGTCATGGGCGCGGTCGCGTGGACCGGCGGTCTCGGCGCGATGGTCGTGCTGCTCACCGGCAACCGGACGCTGCTCGCGCACGCCCTGCCGCGGTTCTCCAAGCTGGCCACCCTGTGCCTGGCGCTGACCGTCGCGACCGGGCTGTTCAACGCGGTCGTGGAACTGCTGCTCAACCCGACGATCGACCTGGTCAGCGCCCTGTTCACCACGCCGTACGGCCAGCTCGTGGTGCTCAAGGTGCTGTGCGCCGCCGGCATCGGGGTGCTCGGCGGGATGGTCCGCTGGAAGCTGATGCCGCGGATCGTCCGGCACGAGTGGACCGCCCTGGCGACCTGGGCGACGTTCGAGCTGACCGTCATGGGGCTGGCCTTCGGCTTCGCCGTCGTCCTCACCCGGGCGCCGGTCAGTTAA
- a CDS encoding phosphotransferase family protein codes for MHAVADGELDGRFTKEKLAAALAEACALLGLDHRGAKLLRFTNNAVYELAGAPVVMRIVGSRALRHRVSKVVEVARHFEAHDVPAIRLLPGVGQPIHVGAHVVTAWVRVPAGERRATAADLGKLLRRVHALPAPEGVGEWAPLADVRARVADAEELDPDDRRFLLRRCAEVEAALDALDFPLERCLIHGDAHPGNVIVGPDGPVLCDFDSACVGPPEWDLTPLAVGRERFGDPAGRYRMLADVYGFDVTRWEGFAVLRAARELKLVTSVLPILRSHPHVRGELRRRLGDLRSGRVDTGWARYR; via the coding sequence ATGCACGCGGTTGCGGACGGCGAACTGGACGGCCGGTTCACGAAGGAGAAGCTGGCCGCCGCGCTGGCCGAGGCCTGCGCCCTGCTCGGTCTGGACCACCGCGGCGCGAAGCTGCTGCGGTTCACCAACAACGCCGTCTACGAGCTGGCCGGCGCGCCGGTGGTGATGCGGATCGTCGGGTCGCGGGCGCTGCGGCACCGCGTGTCGAAGGTCGTCGAGGTCGCCCGGCACTTCGAGGCCCACGACGTGCCCGCGATCCGCCTGCTGCCCGGGGTCGGCCAGCCGATCCACGTCGGCGCGCACGTCGTCACCGCCTGGGTGCGGGTGCCCGCGGGCGAGCGCCGCGCGACCGCCGCCGACCTGGGCAAACTCCTGCGCCGGGTGCACGCCCTGCCCGCACCGGAGGGTGTCGGCGAGTGGGCGCCCCTCGCGGACGTCCGGGCCCGGGTGGCCGACGCCGAGGAGCTCGACCCGGACGACCGGCGGTTCCTGCTGCGGCGCTGCGCCGAGGTCGAGGCCGCGCTCGACGCGCTGGACTTCCCGCTGGAGCGGTGCCTGATCCACGGCGACGCTCACCCCGGCAACGTGATCGTCGGCCCGGACGGTCCGGTGCTGTGCGACTTCGACTCCGCGTGCGTCGGCCCGCCGGAGTGGGACCTCACGCCCCTGGCGGTGGGCCGGGAGCGGTTCGGGGACCCGGCCGGGCGGTACCGCATGCTCGCCGACGTCTACGGCTTCGACGTGACCCGCTGGGAGGGGTTCGCGGTCCTGCGGGCCGCCCGCGAGCTCAAGCTCGTCACCAGCGTCCTGCCGATCCTGCGCAGCCACCCGCACGTGCGCGGCGAGCTCCGGCGTCGGCTGGGCGACCTCCGGTCTGGCCGCGTGGACACCGGCTGGGCCCGCTACCGGTAG
- a CDS encoding helix-turn-helix domain-containing protein has protein sequence MDAGDNADARQGHPISSDAWEKREMREALASRDISAVYRNLRKEGISQRQIAALTGQSQSEVSEILKGRQVMAYDVLARIADGLGVPRGYMGLAYDEATEIQVVGAADEQQAEEDESVKRRNFLAHAAQVTMGAAILGSSPRAWAASPARTPAPGHIGMTDVRQVEAATRALRALDYQYGGGFCRDAVVAQLSWGQQMLDSSAATPVRSRLFVALADLHSLAGWTSFDSGLMDSARGHFANALELAKQGNNDHLVANILYRMGRVYLHQEAPNDALKLFQLGQIAAQESGSELAISVLAANQAWAYAMMGNEDQSLKLLGLAKDEFARANVAEAEDWVKFFNETDVYAMIGTVHTVLARGVDTKHTQYAIPALTRAIDAYGEDMQRSKVFNQAALATNHLIEGDIDHGARIGRLALESADGIKSARVKDRMVPMKEEAAKRRNNPDARDLDERISSFFAA, from the coding sequence ATGGACGCCGGTGACAACGCTGATGCCCGCCAGGGACACCCGATCAGTTCGGATGCCTGGGAGAAGCGGGAGATGCGGGAGGCCCTGGCCTCCCGGGACATCAGTGCGGTGTACCGGAACCTGCGCAAGGAGGGCATCTCCCAGCGCCAGATAGCCGCGCTCACCGGTCAGTCCCAGTCGGAGGTCTCGGAGATCCTCAAGGGCCGCCAGGTCATGGCCTACGACGTGCTCGCCCGGATCGCCGACGGCTTGGGTGTCCCCCGTGGATACATGGGCCTCGCCTACGACGAGGCCACCGAGATTCAGGTCGTCGGCGCGGCCGACGAGCAGCAGGCTGAGGAGGACGAGTCCGTGAAGCGGCGGAACTTCCTCGCGCACGCCGCCCAGGTCACGATGGGGGCGGCGATCCTGGGTTCCTCGCCCAGGGCGTGGGCGGCGAGCCCCGCGAGGACGCCGGCACCCGGCCACATCGGCATGACCGACGTGCGCCAGGTCGAGGCTGCGACCAGAGCGCTGCGCGCGCTCGACTACCAGTACGGCGGCGGGTTCTGCCGGGACGCCGTGGTGGCGCAGCTGTCCTGGGGACAGCAGATGCTCGACTCCTCCGCGGCCACCCCGGTCCGCTCGCGCCTGTTCGTGGCGCTCGCGGACCTGCACAGCCTGGCCGGCTGGACGTCGTTCGACAGTGGACTGATGGACTCCGCGCGCGGGCACTTCGCCAACGCGCTGGAGCTGGCCAAGCAGGGCAACAACGACCACCTGGTGGCCAACATCCTGTACCGGATGGGCCGCGTCTACCTGCACCAGGAAGCGCCCAACGACGCGCTCAAGCTGTTCCAGCTGGGACAGATCGCGGCGCAGGAATCCGGTTCCGAGCTGGCGATCTCCGTGCTGGCGGCGAACCAGGCGTGGGCCTACGCGATGATGGGCAACGAGGACCAGTCGCTCAAGCTGCTCGGCCTGGCCAAGGACGAGTTCGCCCGCGCCAACGTGGCCGAGGCCGAGGACTGGGTCAAGTTCTTCAACGAGACCGACGTCTACGCGATGATCGGCACCGTCCACACGGTACTGGCGCGCGGCGTCGACACGAAGCACACGCAGTACGCGATCCCGGCGCTGACCAGGGCCATCGATGCCTACGGCGAGGACATGCAGCGCAGCAAGGTGTTCAACCAGGCCGCGCTGGCCACCAACCACCTCATCGAGGGTGACATCGACCACGGCGCGCGCATCGGCAGGCTGGCGCTGGAGTCCGCGGACGGCATCAAGTCCGCCCGGGTCAAGGACCGGATGGTGCCGATGAAGGAGGAAGCCGCCAAGCGGCGCAACAACCCGGACGCCCGCGACCTCGACGAGCGCATCAGCTCGTTCTTCGCCGCCTAG
- a CDS encoding MFS transporter: MTGTRTPDALAEPTVPVRPGWIGLLFGANIGLWLGIYAPIQVLLPEQAEHLDTAHKELVFGIVTGVGAVVALLTNPLVGLASDRTRSRFGRRHPWTLAGALTGALGLVVLAIAPNVVVMVVGWCLVQAGLGGMLATLTSAVPDRVPVGQRARIGGLVGISQMLGTVLGAVLVTVLVTSLPGGYLACAVVVVAGAIAFVLRTRDIPLPRDWRPAAGWRAVLRELWVSPRRHPDFAWAWGCHFLINLGNALGTFFLLFFLKDSVHHPDPDTGLLIMMGLYGVALVIGGLVVGPLSDRTGRRKPYVLAASVVMAAAAVVLVLWQTWPAALAASPLLGIGFGAYWAVALAILTEVLPAAQDRAKDLGVINIANALPQVIAPLAATVILAELGGYPGLFAASAVATLAAGALILGVRSVR; encoded by the coding sequence ATGACCGGAACACGCACGCCCGACGCGCTCGCGGAACCGACCGTCCCCGTCCGGCCAGGGTGGATCGGCCTGCTCTTCGGCGCCAACATCGGGCTGTGGCTGGGCATCTACGCCCCGATCCAGGTGCTGCTGCCCGAACAGGCCGAACACCTGGACACCGCGCACAAGGAGCTGGTGTTCGGCATCGTCACCGGGGTCGGCGCGGTGGTCGCGCTGCTGACGAACCCACTGGTCGGACTCGCCTCGGACCGCACGCGGTCGCGCTTCGGCCGACGGCACCCGTGGACGCTCGCGGGCGCGCTCACCGGCGCGCTCGGCCTGGTGGTGCTGGCGATCGCGCCGAACGTGGTGGTGATGGTCGTCGGCTGGTGCCTCGTGCAGGCCGGGCTCGGCGGCATGCTCGCCACGCTCACCTCGGCGGTCCCGGACCGGGTGCCGGTCGGCCAGCGGGCGCGGATCGGCGGCCTGGTCGGGATCAGCCAGATGCTGGGCACCGTGCTCGGCGCGGTGCTGGTGACGGTCCTGGTCACCAGCCTGCCCGGCGGGTACCTGGCGTGCGCGGTGGTCGTGGTGGCCGGGGCGATCGCGTTCGTGCTGCGGACCAGGGACATCCCGCTGCCGCGCGACTGGCGGCCCGCCGCCGGCTGGCGGGCGGTGCTGCGCGAGCTGTGGGTTTCGCCGCGGCGGCACCCGGACTTCGCGTGGGCCTGGGGCTGTCACTTCCTGATCAACCTGGGCAACGCGCTCGGGACGTTCTTCCTGCTGTTCTTCCTCAAGGACTCGGTGCACCACCCGGACCCGGACACCGGCCTGCTGATCATGATGGGCCTGTACGGCGTCGCGCTGGTGATCGGCGGTCTGGTGGTCGGGCCGCTGTCCGACCGGACCGGCCGGCGCAAGCCGTACGTGCTGGCCGCGTCGGTGGTGATGGCCGCGGCGGCGGTCGTGCTGGTGCTGTGGCAGACCTGGCCCGCGGCGCTGGCGGCGTCCCCGCTGCTCGGCATCGGGTTCGGCGCGTACTGGGCGGTCGCGCTGGCCATCCTCACCGAGGTGCTGCCCGCCGCGCAGGACCGCGCCAAGGACCTCGGCGTCATCAACATCGCGAACGCGCTGCCGCAGGTGATCGCGCCGCTCGCGGCGACCGTCATCCTCGCGGAGCTGGGCGGGTACCCGGGGCTCTTCGCCGCGTCGGCCGTGGCCACCCTCGCCGCCGGCGCGCTCATCCTCGGGGTGCGCTCGGTCCGCTGA
- a CDS encoding GH1 family beta-glucosidase, whose product MENLTFPPGFLWGVSTSAFQIEGATREDGRGPSTWDTFAPGRADVACDHYHRWPEDVALLTELGVGAYRFSFAWPRIHPAGSGPPNPRGLAFYDRLLDALCEAEIAPVATVYHWDTPQPLEDAGGWLSRDTAYRFAEYAAVLGEHFADRVRMWIPLNEPMVTTVYGYAIGEYAPGRTLLLDALPTAHHQHLAHGLAVQALRAAGATNIGTANHHCPVWPTSNAEADLAAARWLDALLNRTFSDPVLLGSYPAEIAPLLPAGHADDLPIIAQPLDFYGVNYYEPQGAAAPGEGNPLPFELRPIEGFPRTTNGSPIVPAALHELLVRLRDRYREQLPPIHITENGASFDGIHDQQRIDFLEAHLRSVHSAITAGVEVRGYFVWSLLDNFEWSRGYAPRFGLVHVDYETLRRTPKDSFAWYRKLVRT is encoded by the coding sequence GTGGAGAACCTCACCTTCCCGCCCGGCTTCCTGTGGGGCGTGTCCACCTCGGCCTTCCAGATCGAGGGCGCCACCAGGGAGGACGGTCGCGGACCGTCCACCTGGGACACGTTCGCGCCGGGCCGCGCCGACGTCGCGTGCGACCACTACCACCGCTGGCCGGAGGACGTCGCGTTGCTGACCGAGCTCGGTGTGGGTGCCTACCGCTTCTCCTTCGCCTGGCCGCGGATCCACCCGGCGGGGTCCGGGCCGCCGAACCCGCGGGGCCTGGCGTTCTACGACCGGCTGCTGGACGCGCTGTGCGAGGCGGAGATCGCGCCGGTGGCCACGGTCTACCACTGGGACACGCCGCAGCCGCTCGAGGACGCCGGCGGCTGGCTGTCCCGGGACACGGCGTACCGGTTCGCCGAGTACGCGGCGGTCCTCGGCGAGCACTTCGCTGATCGCGTGCGGATGTGGATTCCCCTCAACGAGCCGATGGTGACGACGGTCTACGGATACGCGATCGGCGAGTACGCACCCGGCCGGACCCTCCTGCTGGACGCACTCCCCACCGCACATCACCAACACCTCGCCCACGGCCTCGCGGTCCAGGCTCTGCGGGCCGCGGGTGCGACGAACATCGGCACCGCCAACCATCATTGTCCAGTTTGGCCCACTTCAAACGCGGAAGCGGATCTCGCCGCCGCCCGCTGGCTGGACGCATTGTTGAACCGGACCTTTTCCGACCCGGTGCTACTCGGGAGTTATCCCGCGGAAATCGCGCCGCTGCTGCCCGCCGGACACGCCGATGACCTGCCGATCATCGCGCAACCACTGGATTTCTACGGCGTCAACTACTACGAGCCGCAGGGGGCGGCGGCACCGGGCGAAGGGAACCCGCTGCCGTTCGAACTTCGCCCGATCGAGGGTTTCCCGCGCACCACCAACGGCTCGCCGATCGTGCCCGCCGCGCTGCACGAGCTGCTCGTCCGCCTGCGCGACCGCTACCGCGAGCAGCTGCCGCCGATCCACATCACCGAGAACGGGGCGAGCTTCGACGGAATTCACGACCAGCAGCGGATCGACTTCCTGGAGGCACACCTGCGGTCCGTCCACTCCGCGATAACGGCGGGAGTTGAAGTCCGCGGGTATTTCGTCTGGTCGCTGCTGGACAATTTCGAATGGTCCCGGGGATACGCGCCGCGGTTCGGTCTCGTGCACGTCGACTACGAAACCCTGCGCCGGACCCCGAAGGACTCGTTCGCCTGGTACCGGAAGCTGGTGCGCACATGA